A stretch of Gossypium hirsutum isolate 1008001.06 chromosome A06, Gossypium_hirsutum_v2.1, whole genome shotgun sequence DNA encodes these proteins:
- the LOC107951078 gene encoding guanine nucleotide-binding protein subunit gamma 3 isoform X3 yields the protein MLEREISFLEEELKSIEGFQPASRYCKEVTDFVMANSDPLIQLRKNQKSCGFWKWLCGLPCFNMACTSCCRNSGCCCYLKCPECWKCSLCDCSSCNCMSYKCCTSSDCNACKCTSCDCSSCNCSSCFSCCKVPKWQCCCGKMSCCCKFRPPSCTNCCSCKWKCYCPKCPKLCNCFRCTKTCCNPCC from the exons ATGCTTGAGAGAGAGATTAGTTTTCTTGAG GAGGAGTTAAAATCTATTGAAGGTTTCCAACCTGCTTCAAGATACTGCAAAGA gGTTACAGATTTTGTAATGGCAAACTCGGATCCTCTTATACAGCT CAGGAAGAATCAAAAATCATGTGGCTTTTGGAAATGGCTTTG TGGATTACCCTGCTTTAACATGGCCTGCACCAGCTGTTGCCGTAATTCTGGGTGCTGTTGCTATCTGAAATGCCCAGAGTGCTGGAAATGTAGTCTATGTGATTGCAGCTCGTGCAACTGCATGTCCTACAAATGCTGCACCTCATCTGATTGCAATGCATGTAAATGCACTTCGTGCGACTGCAGCTCTTGTAACTGCAGTTCATGTTTTAGCTGCTGCAAAGTTCCAAAATGGCAGTGTTGCTGCGGAAAGATGTCGTGCTGTTGCAAATTTCGACCCCCTTCATGCACAAACTGCTGTTCTTGCAAGTGGAAATGCTATTGTCCTAAATGTCCAAAGCTATGCAATTGCTTCCGTTGTACAAAAACCTGTTGTAACCCATGTTGCTAA
- the LOC107951078 gene encoding guanine nucleotide-binding protein subunit gamma 3 isoform X4 gives MLEREISFLEEELKSIEGFQPASRYCKEVTDFVMANSDPLIQLKNQKSCGFWKWLCGLPCFNMACTSCCRNSGCCCYLKCPECWKCSLCDCSSCNCMSYKCCTSSDCNACKCTSCDCSSCNCSSCFSCCKVPKWQCCCGKMSCCCKFRPPSCTNCCSCKWKCYCPKCPKLCNCFRCTKTCCNPCC, from the exons ATGCTTGAGAGAGAGATTAGTTTTCTTGAG GAGGAGTTAAAATCTATTGAAGGTTTCCAACCTGCTTCAAGATACTGCAAAGA gGTTACAGATTTTGTAATGGCAAACTCGGATCCTCTTATACAGCT GAAGAATCAAAAATCATGTGGCTTTTGGAAATGGCTTTG TGGATTACCCTGCTTTAACATGGCCTGCACCAGCTGTTGCCGTAATTCTGGGTGCTGTTGCTATCTGAAATGCCCAGAGTGCTGGAAATGTAGTCTATGTGATTGCAGCTCGTGCAACTGCATGTCCTACAAATGCTGCACCTCATCTGATTGCAATGCATGTAAATGCACTTCGTGCGACTGCAGCTCTTGTAACTGCAGTTCATGTTTTAGCTGCTGCAAAGTTCCAAAATGGCAGTGTTGCTGCGGAAAGATGTCGTGCTGTTGCAAATTTCGACCCCCTTCATGCACAAACTGCTGTTCTTGCAAGTGGAAATGCTATTGTCCTAAATGTCCAAAGCTATGCAATTGCTTCCGTTGTACAAAAACCTGTTGTAACCCATGTTGCTAA
- the LOC107951078 gene encoding guanine nucleotide-binding protein subunit gamma 3 isoform X2, whose protein sequence is MAARSGGSSFVQPLHPPSPKSPPKYPDLYGKRRERAKVQMLEREISFLEEELKSIEGFQPASRYCKEVTDFVMANSDPLIQLKNQKSCGFWKWLCGLPCFNMACTSCCRNSGCCCYLKCPECWKCSLCDCSSCNCMSYKCCTSSDCNACKCTSCDCSSCNCSSCFSCCKVPKWQCCCGKMSCCCKFRPPSCTNCCSCKWKCYCPKCPKLCNCFRCTKTCCNPCC, encoded by the exons ATGGCTGCAAGGTCAGGTGGTTCTTCCTTTGTTCAGCCTCTCCACCCACCATCTCCGAAATCACCTCCAAAGTATCCGGATTTGTATGGGAAGCGAAGGGAAAGGGCTAAAGTTCAGATGCTTGAGAGAGAGATTAGTTTTCTTGAG GAGGAGTTAAAATCTATTGAAGGTTTCCAACCTGCTTCAAGATACTGCAAAGA gGTTACAGATTTTGTAATGGCAAACTCGGATCCTCTTATACAGCT GAAGAATCAAAAATCATGTGGCTTTTGGAAATGGCTTTG TGGATTACCCTGCTTTAACATGGCCTGCACCAGCTGTTGCCGTAATTCTGGGTGCTGTTGCTATCTGAAATGCCCAGAGTGCTGGAAATGTAGTCTATGTGATTGCAGCTCGTGCAACTGCATGTCCTACAAATGCTGCACCTCATCTGATTGCAATGCATGTAAATGCACTTCGTGCGACTGCAGCTCTTGTAACTGCAGTTCATGTTTTAGCTGCTGCAAAGTTCCAAAATGGCAGTGTTGCTGCGGAAAGATGTCGTGCTGTTGCAAATTTCGACCCCCTTCATGCACAAACTGCTGTTCTTGCAAGTGGAAATGCTATTGTCCTAAATGTCCAAAGCTATGCAATTGCTTCCGTTGTACAAAAACCTGTTGTAACCCATGTTGCTAA
- the LOC107951078 gene encoding guanine nucleotide-binding protein subunit gamma 3 isoform X1 yields the protein MAARSGGSSFVQPLHPPSPKSPPKYPDLYGKRRERAKVQMLEREISFLEEELKSIEGFQPASRYCKEVTDFVMANSDPLIQLRKNQKSCGFWKWLCGLPCFNMACTSCCRNSGCCCYLKCPECWKCSLCDCSSCNCMSYKCCTSSDCNACKCTSCDCSSCNCSSCFSCCKVPKWQCCCGKMSCCCKFRPPSCTNCCSCKWKCYCPKCPKLCNCFRCTKTCCNPCC from the exons ATGGCTGCAAGGTCAGGTGGTTCTTCCTTTGTTCAGCCTCTCCACCCACCATCTCCGAAATCACCTCCAAAGTATCCGGATTTGTATGGGAAGCGAAGGGAAAGGGCTAAAGTTCAGATGCTTGAGAGAGAGATTAGTTTTCTTGAG GAGGAGTTAAAATCTATTGAAGGTTTCCAACCTGCTTCAAGATACTGCAAAGA gGTTACAGATTTTGTAATGGCAAACTCGGATCCTCTTATACAGCT CAGGAAGAATCAAAAATCATGTGGCTTTTGGAAATGGCTTTG TGGATTACCCTGCTTTAACATGGCCTGCACCAGCTGTTGCCGTAATTCTGGGTGCTGTTGCTATCTGAAATGCCCAGAGTGCTGGAAATGTAGTCTATGTGATTGCAGCTCGTGCAACTGCATGTCCTACAAATGCTGCACCTCATCTGATTGCAATGCATGTAAATGCACTTCGTGCGACTGCAGCTCTTGTAACTGCAGTTCATGTTTTAGCTGCTGCAAAGTTCCAAAATGGCAGTGTTGCTGCGGAAAGATGTCGTGCTGTTGCAAATTTCGACCCCCTTCATGCACAAACTGCTGTTCTTGCAAGTGGAAATGCTATTGTCCTAAATGTCCAAAGCTATGCAATTGCTTCCGTTGTACAAAAACCTGTTGTAACCCATGTTGCTAA
- the LOC107951079 gene encoding protein LURP-one-related 6, translating into MAGKANTMPVISKLYCSSSQVVLAVRRRPHVVNGGGFVVMDCSQMVVFRVDGCGVLGTKGELVLRDGNGDALLLIRRKGGMVEALSIHKKWKGYSFDYEGSQKLVFTLKEPARSCLANNNAIRISTEPKSSSKQC; encoded by the exons ATGGCCGGGAAAGCCAATACAATGCCGGTTATCAGTAAGCTGTATTGTTCTTCATCTCAGGTGGTGCTTGCAGTTAGGAGGAGGCCGCATGTGGTGAACGGAGGCGGGTTCGTGGTGATGGATTGTAGCCAGATGGTTGTTTTCAGGGTCGACGGTTGTGGGGTTCTGGGTACTAAAGGGGAGCTGGTCTTGAGAGATGGAAATGGGGATGCTTTGCTTCTCATACGTCGAAAG GGAGGGATGGTTGAGGCACTAAGCATACATAAAAAATGGAAAGGCTACAGTTTCGACTACGAAGGATCACAAAAGTTGGTTTTCACTTTAAAGGAGCCGGCCCGTTCATGCCTAGCCAATAACAATGCCATCAGAATCTCCACTGAACCAAAAAGCAGCAGCAAGCAGTGTTAG
- the LOC107951080 gene encoding copper transporter 5 produces MMHMTLYWGKDVTLLIDFWKTDSWLSYLLTLLACFLFSSFYQYMEDRRLRFRSLASSNPSPPSSAGASVPLLPKYRRSAKFATALLFGINSAIGYLLMLAIMTFNGGIFLAIVLGLAVGYLVFRSADDETVVAENVCACA; encoded by the coding sequence ATGATGCACATGACCTTGTACTGGGGAAAGGACGTGACTCTGCTCATCGATTTCTGGAAGACTGATTCATGGCTGAGTTACCTCCTCACTTTGCTCGCTTGTTTTCTCTTCTCTTCCTTTTACCAGTACATGGAAGATCGACGCCTCCGTTTCAGATCTCTTGCTTCCTCCAACCCATCCCCGCCTTCCTCTGCCGGCGCTTCCGTTCCTCTCCTCCCCAAATACCGCCGCTCCGCTAAATTCGCGACGGCCTTGCTCTTCGGGATCAATTCGGCTATAGGGTATCTCCTGATGTTGGCCATCATGACTTTCAACGGAGGCATTTTCTTGGCTATTGTTTTGGGACTGGCTGTTGGGTACTTGGTTTTCAGGTCCGCCGATGACGAGACCGTGGTGGCGGAGAACGTTTGCGCCTGCGCTTAA